A region of the Salvia splendens isolate huo1 chromosome 11, SspV2, whole genome shotgun sequence genome:
AGATTCTCTTGTTGTTAATAGACTGTTAGTATTTTTCTCCATATTCCAAATTCTACTTTTATAGAAACCAAAACTTCTTTCACAAAGTAATCCATCCTTTTATGGTTGTTTCAATTGGTTTCGTGAATCCTCTACTTGTTTTGTTATTATCTGTTACTTGTCTTTTCGAATTAATATAAGTCATGCTTCAAATGAAAGCATTGTATGCTGCATTGATATACTATTATCATCATCTTACATGAGATGACCTTATGAGGctacttttttatttaaaaaaaggtGCTTGTTATTATATcacatatatatagttttgCTTCTGAGATAAGTTTTACTGTTCCTGAACATTAACATGTATTGATTGTTTCCTTGTTTCTTTTGAACAGAACCGATCAGCCTGTCTGGAACTCTGTGAGTATATGCTAAAATATTATCTTGTTGACACATGAATCTACtgtcagaaaaaaaatatgttgtcTTTTCAATCAAATCTTTTAGATAATGTGTCATTGTACTCGGTCAAGAACTAATATTTTGTTGAGGATGATGTGGTATTGTGGCTAAAATTCTCTTAGATTATAGTTTTGTTTTGCATAACACCCCTCACCCCACCCACACAAAATCCTCGTTCCTCCCCTGATTGTAGGTTTCCTTTTGGTTTCATTGTAACATTTGCTTAAGATGAATCATCACTCTGTACTCTACAGGAGAAAAAGCTTCTTTTGGAAAAAAATGGGGCACGTGTTGCAAGGATCTCTGTATTTGAGGTTTGTATGAAATGCTGTTGTGATGTCCATTTCATGAAATTTGTTTCAATcaggaaaatatttcattaacaAGCTCTCTCTGTTCATGCCTTATTTTTGAAACAATTGATGGTATCTTTCAAATAATCACTCTGATACCTTGATGCTCTCTCTTAATGTGCCAGTAAGCCAACTGAATATCATTCTCTTCTAAATCCCAATGCAGACTAATAGATTGTCGAAGAACAATCTTATTGGTTACTGTGAGATTGATCTGTATGATTTCCTTACTCGGGTAAGTTACACTTATCTTAGACCCTTTCTGTCTATGATCTTGTATGAGGACATGGTAGTTGAACTGAATAAATTAAACTACATATATAGATGCTTGTGGATGATTGTTAGCTTGCTTGATTTAATGGGTGGGATGCATTTACTTATATATGGGTGTTACAGTGGAAACTATATTTTTCTTGAGAACATTGTATAAAAGTTATTGCATTCGCAATGAAATTAACTACACGAATAAAACGAAATTTTCTCCCCCATGGGACTTGAACCAAGGTGCTATGCATTCATCATTAACCGATATCTCTGGGATCAAAAGACTGGAAATGATTATTTGTTCTCACTATGTGTATATCTGTATTTTAGGTTTGTTTGAAGCTCAGTATGTGTACTGGAATTCAATTGGATGACTTGTTGATGATTGGCCCATACATTTATAACAAGCGtagcaatttttctttttattaccAACTTGATCTATTTCCTGGGGCATCCTTTACACTTTTATCTTGGTTGTGAGAGGATTAATTTAACCAAATGATTATACTTTCAACAGCTCTAAGCTTCTTCTTGATTTATTTGCTGATTAGAAACCATGAatactttgtttattttctaATGATGTGCCTTTTCCCCCTTCTCCATATTGTTTCTCATTTTAATCCTCGATAACTATTATGTAGGATTCAGAGTCCGATATAGATGTATATGACCTATTAGATCCAACTTCTGCTGGAGGAATTGTTGGGAAAATAAGATTGTCATGTTCCATTGAGGTGCAGATATATTTATCACTTCAATTTAGCCATATGCAAATAAATTTGTATTGCCTTGAACTTATGGTTGTCATATTTGTAGGACCCAATGGAAACAGAAAAGAGTTTTGTGCGGCGGATTTTGTCTGTTGTGGTATGTGTTAACTTTGCACGTTTCATAATTTTTTGTTGTTGCATGTAGTACAAtgtttttgtgaattttttcCTGAAGTACAGTTGATACCATATGGATCTTGCTAAGTAAATATTTTGGAGGAATGAATTTATTTTGCTATTGTTCATTTCAGTTCTTATAGTATTGTTCTTGATCTGTAGTCCTTTGTAAAAGAGAGTTTTATAAATGCTGCGCCAAGTAATGTTTTGCTTTGCACTTTGAAATATGTTATTGGATGTTTAGAACTCACAAGCTCCTTAAAATTGTTTGAtgttcttgattttttttttttgaatctGTTTATGTTTCTGTTTTTGATCCTGAGCTGATAAATCCTTTAGAATGCTACGGCCTATAAGCTATACTTGTgtaaaaaatatcttattttggTGGATTCTTTAAAATTGAATGGTGTCAATTAAAAAAGTTACGCCTGTATACATCTTAAATCTTTTTTaatcttgttttattttatccaaatacttttatgatttttttcttAATAAGGAATATATACCATCTTTAGAAACAACTTATTGGACAATGGCTTATAATATATAAGTTCAGCAAACACCATATAAACATAGCCCATTCCCTAGGACTATATAAGTGATCATTTCCTAAACACTAGAGTAGAAATATAATGGAAATGATTGATGAGTGTATCGGAAGGGAAAAATGGGTAGAAATGAAACCACTGGAGTAATCTAATAGTGATTGGCACACATTCTTGTGATGTTATAATCAAAACACTGGAGTTTGATGTCCATTTTTCAATTATGAAGATGCTAGGATATTACTTATTAGGATAAAGACGTGAGCATATGAACAATATTTgagcatttttttttctttgtgagGCAATatgatacaattttttttttcgtttggAATAAAACAGTTACATCTGTCCCTTGTTTGATTAAACAGGATTATGATGAAAGTGGAAATCTTTCATATGATGAATTCTCAAACTTAATAGATGCATTTGGCAATCAACTGGCTGCTACAAAGGTTTGCATATGAATAGTCATTTTCATTTCTCATACCATCAGTAGGTAATATTTGTTGCTGAATATTGTACACCAGCCTGGTCAAATGACACATCCTGTGTTAAAATCTCACTTCCAATAATTTTTAATTGGTTTACCACATGCAAGACTTCAAAACGAAGTCCTGCACAAATGAGATTCTTTTCACCATACTTCATAATCTATTATCTTATCTCTCTGTTTCATCTTGTATCAGAAAGAGGAACTTTTCAAAGCTGCTGACGAGAATGGGGATGGAGTTGTCAGCATAGATGAGTTGGCTATGCTTTTAGCTGTTCAGCAAGAAAAGTAGGTTCTTGATATAAGTTCTTTTGGGAAAAAGCAGTCATATATTAGCTTGATTGTATTCCTCTTGAGTCTTAGGTGTCTTTGAACTTGGCCTTCTTAGATCGAATAAGTCATGCCTCCTAAAACTGGAAAAAGCAGTGTATTGTTGAATGCCATGCATGTTTAAGTACCTTGGCTGCTGAATATTGATGGTTCTAACCTTCTTGGTGACGATGTGCTACTGCACTGGACCCAGTTTCTTCTAAATGTTCTTTAACTTTTCTTCATGATAAAATTGATTGCTAGACCTAGAATCAACTATAATGGTTTCATTACTTTCAGAACTTCTCACGATTACCTTTTTTTGCTTGAAAACCCTTTATGCAGGGATCCCCTTATCAATTGTTGTCCTGTCTGTGGAGAAACTCTTCACATCTCGGATAAGTTGAATGCTATGATTCATTTGACCCTTTGTTTCGATGAAGGAACTGGCAATCAGATTATGTCTGGAGGATTCTTGACTGACAAGCAGGCTTCAAATGGGTAAGGACCTGCCAATCATAACTTCTCTCATTTCTAGCTAATATTCACCTTTACATTCTTTTATGGGTATACTAATACGACGCAAGTCCGAAAAAAGTTTAAAGAGTGATTCAGATCCAATTTCAATTATATAATCTGTTAAATTTAAGTATAACTTCTCCCATAATTTGTTTTATCTATTAGTCAAATATGAGAGATCAAATATAATTCACTTTCATCTTATCCACTTATACAAACTGTTTGAATTCTCTTTTGGTATGAAATAATTCATTATTTAGTTGAGTTCAGAACGCAGTTGTTTCTCTACTGTTTATATCAATAACACTGACGATTCCTATAATAGATTACTCTTGTAACATCAATGTTCTCTGCACAGATGGATGTTCAAAGTAAGTGAATGGGCTCATTATTCATCCTATGAAGTTGGATTGAGGTCTGGATCAAGTGCTTCACATATCCTGGTAACCCATATCTGTGACTGCctgaataaatattaattaatgtgtttcgattattgttgttgtttagttatttctctctttaattttttaagtttGAGCCTCTAGGCACTCTTACTTCTATTATAGTCCAAAAACGCTAATTAGTTTTGTTTGATCAGAATTTTAGAGTAACATGATAATGCGTGCTGAATAGAGGGGTCTTTCTGCTGTATTTGTTAGTAACTATTTGTAATAGAATATTCTATGTTGTCAATGTATTGGGATGCATTCTTAAATTGACAAAATACTGTTTTTTATTACAGGTTTTTGATAGGCGAACGAAAAGATTAGTGGAGGAAACAATTGATGCCAAGATTGTGCTATCTATGAGAGCCATATATCAATCTAAAGTTGGGCTTGGACTCATGGACAAAGGTTGCATTTTAATGGATTTATTATGATAAGTCTCGATCAAGTGTTTGCTGTAACATTTTAtcatctctctctatatatatatatgcctcACACCCGCAcccacatacacatacacatacacctTCATGCATTTAGATCTTTCTTGGATCTTTGTTAACTTCATCAATTTAGGGCTAGTGACATACATGTAGTTATGTCAATGAACTCTCTATCTTGCTTAATTCACGAGTTCACTTATATTACATAACTGCTATACGGATGCAGGGGCAAAGGAACTCCTGCAGAGCATCTCCGAAAAGCAGGGCAGGAAAATGGATTCACCCGAATCTGCTAAGGATATTGAAAAGTTTATTTCTTTGTTTAAGGCATGATATTCTTTTACCCAAAGCATTGCGCCATATGTCAATAGATGTGCATGACTGCTGCTCTGTTCCATATTCTTCTTCTTGCCACTTGTGTTTGCAATTATAATTACTTAGTTTAATTGTGCTTATGCCttatatttgatttgattagctTATTCGGGAGCTCCCTAATTCCAATTGTTGATTATGTTGCAGGATCAATTAAACTTGTCTGAAATCAAATATCCTTTAGAGCAGTTTAAGGTGGGTAATGGTTTGAATCTGTCATCTATTCCACTCTTCATGATGATGCTTCTGCAGAATTACTGTAGTAAGACTGAAAAGTTCATTTGAATtgacatttatcatttttcccTGACACTATTTCCTGCCATTCCTTTCCTAAAAACACAGATAGTTATCCTTCGTTTTCAATGTATTTTCTTGCTAGTGCATCACTTTTTGAATTCTTAATTTTTGAATGCCCTCCGATAACTGAATAGACTTTTTGAGATGCTAATGTTTTCTATCCTAAATGATTGCGATCTGACACATAAGGACTTATATAGCATGCAAAAATATTCATAACTAGATATTTCATTTGTTCAGCACTGACAATAAGTTCAGCATGACTTaataagatttaaaaaaaaagaacttaTTGGTGTAATACCTGGAAAAGACTAATAATGCTGATATACGTCGTATGAAATAATAGTGTAATGATTTGAAAAAATTGTCAACAACAAAACTGACAGCCTCTTTGACCAGTAATCTGTGAATAATCAATCAATTAAATGCAACTCTGTTTTTTGGGAAGCAAAAGTTAAATAACTGAAAGATGAAAGATCTGGCTTCTTAGTAGGTAAAAGTATTATGATTAATAAGACCTACTATAATTTTCTTATGACTGGCAACATATTATGTGTCGGACGGAAGTTTCATGAATTTAAgctttatttgtatatatatatctcaaatagatatttttcataattttgaaGAATTTTAGATGCAAAAAGGTTctcatattatattaaaataaacaaaacccccatatatatgtatattaaattACTAAACTATTCTTCGAAATAGAAATTTTGATAATAGTATAATAAATCGATCTGTGtatcaaaatgaaaattaattataccTTCATAAATATgagtttttgaatttttcatattttaattattttggttATTGCTTTCAGATTCTTTTTTAATTGTCCAATTCAGTATAGAAAGGAAAACTCACAGGCCAAAGTCACTGTTTGACCCCCTTACTCCTCCCCACCtatgaagaaaagaaagagaggagAATCCATTGTTCCCACATGTTTCCTTTGCTTTAAAGTTAAAAGTTATTACACTGGGTTCTTATCTTATGGAATTTGATTCTGTAAATTGACTGACAGGTTGCTATTCAAAATACTAACTGTTGTCAATACTACCTTTTCTGTTACTTAAGGAAACTTAGAATCTCCTTATGAAGATGACCTTTTCATATCTAATCAACTGTagtactggactttttttttgtagCATCCAAACATGTATCAAAGAGAAACTCTTACCTTTTTTCTAGATCAAAGAGGCATCCATCACCTTACTGgcaaagaaaaacaaataatgTCTGTTATCATGTATATTATCTTTGTTTTTTATTAGCTTTAACATGCTTTTATATTTAATCTTTGATAAGATCTCTTCATATTGTTGAGTCAGCACATCCTCAGTTCCTCACCCATTTCCAGGAAACCTGTTGAAAGATGTCTGGTCTATGTATCATCATCTaagtataaaattattgttatgAATGCAAGCCAACCATCAACATCTAAAATTTTTGATGTTGTACCTAGAtatttaacaaataatattactGCGATCTTGAAAATAGATCAGCAAACTGGTTCTTTTTCTGAAAGCAAACCTGTGAATGTAGGCAATGTGGATTTAGAGATGTCAAATCAAATCATTCATCTATGTTGTCGACATCCTTCAAATCTCTTACTCTCTACATGTGACCGTCACCCACCcttttaatttctaaatattTGCACTGAATTCTGAAAAGGCAATCTTGTCTGGAACGATCTGGAGCTGACACACTAAACACCTGTAATTTCCCAGGCTTTTTCTTGAACATGTACATGGTTGAGTCTTCCATATGATCAAATGTTCTCACTCTCCTCCCCATTCTCTTTTATATACTTCTATTCATAAATGAGCTTTTCACTGTTGCAGACATTCAACGAATTCTTTATAAGAGAGTTAAAACCTGGTGCGAGGCCAATCACCAATGCTGGATGTGATGATGTTGCTGTATGTGCTGCTGATTGTCGGTTGATGGCATTTGAAACTGCTGAAGATTCTACAAGATTTTGGATTAAGGTATGGGTATTTGCTAGAATTCACCAAATGGCAGTTTTTGTAAACGTCTGTGGGTCTATTCATATATAAAAAGTGATTGGGCATATTATGTTTTGGAAGcatattatgtttttttaaacaACTATAGTCCGCAATAGTTAGCAAAACTGTGCAGAAGGTGCTATATTGTCTGATTCATAAGCTCTGTGGTCATGCTAGGGACGGAAATTTTCTGTACAAGGCCTTTTAGGGACTGAAGTGTGCTCTGATGCCTTCAGTGGTGGAAGTTTAGTGATATTCCGCTTGGCACCACAGGTAAAATTATGTGAATATCTCTTGTTCTTGAGCCCAATTAAGGTTCCCTTATACATCAGGTGCAGGTGGTGAATCCTTGATCTGGagcttaatttattttctttaatagtatttcagttttttttatattctgaATTCAGTGCCTCCAAACCACTGCAGGACTATCATCGTTTCCATGTTCCTGTTTCTGGAACTATTGAAAAGTTTGTGGAGATACCTGGATGCTTATACACGGTACTCTTGAACTTCTGAGACATGTCTTGTGGCAGTCAGCTTATTTTGATCTATCCTCATTTCTGCTCTCTCCTTTTTCTAGGTTAACCCAATTGCAGTGAACAGCAAATActgcaatgtgttcactgagaaTAAGCGTGTTGTATCTACAATATCAACCAAAGAATTTGGGAAGGTTTGGTCATCGCAACATTTTCTATTGCTACTTTCTGCAAAAGACTACATATTGTTCTTTCTTCAGGATTCACTATTCAGTTATGCTTTACTGATATGTGTGTTTGTATGGACGATTGTTATTGTTTCTCAAAATCGTAGGATTTTTTATATTGACTTTTGTTATTTACTAAAGGTTACCAACTTCTGCACCAATAGTTAATGCGAACATCATAATTTTGTCCTTCAAATGACTGGTGTTCTTAGAGCCTGGAAAGATCATGGTATACATGAGCAtctacaaaaatataaatatgcatGGATTTTGATCCTGCTATCCAAGACAGTTAATTTTTACAATGATGAATTGCTGGTTTTTGCTTTTGATTTCTTGATTCGGTATTGAGTTTCCATTTTATGTTTCCTGTAACGCATCATACAGACAACTGTCTATAATAGACCTGAAACTGTAACTTTGACTGCAGGTAGCTTTTGTTGCTATAGGAGCAACCATGGTTGGTAGCATTAATTTCACCAAAAAAGAGGGTGACTATGTCAATAAAGGAGACGAGGTTCATGATTGTTGTCAACTTAACAAGTTCCTTTATATTTGTATCAGGCTGAACTATATCCAGTAAACTACTTTTAATTCGTTGATGCAGTTCGGATACTTTTCATTTGGCGGAAGTACAGTCATTTGTGTCTTTGAAAAGGTTGGTGCTACAGTTTATTTATTTAGATATTGAATGTTTGTTGCTGATTTCTAGTACCTGTTAATTATTATTTCATGCATATAATTCTTTTATTCAACAAATATACATGTTGGCATTGGCCATGTCTCTGTGGGTAATTCTATATTTTCTTCAGTTTTCTTGTAAATGGTTAAAATAAGTTGCTAAGAATACTTTAATTAGTTCACAACAAGTTTTTCATTTACTGTCAGTTTTGTTAAGGATTGCAACTTGCTCTTCTGCAGGATACCATCAAGATAGATGACGACCTCCTGGAGAATAGTTCAAGACACCTTGAGACGTTGGTTTCTGTGGGAATGCAATTGGGCGTGTCCATTAAGAAACGCTAGGCTAGAGAGAGGTTGCTTAAGGCAGAACCTTGCATTATTTGGGCGTGCAAGGATTCATGTctgttaagaatattagtattatgtcccacatcggtgatgtGATATAGCATAGCTTAGTgttttgtactatatatatgtggcctgtgttgagaaataaaatacaccaaatacattactactttctctactatgtctatttacttttccgcttatatctatattttactgttctacatggtatcagagcggattCGAATCCGTCTctagaaaattagggtttccacaaaaaaaaatgaaattagggtttctgccACTGCCTGCTTTTCCGTTCCTACTCTGATCTACTCTACCCGAAATTATGGTTCAGCTATACCACTTTTCCTGAAATTACGGCTCTGTTATGCTCTACTCTGTTCCTACTCTGATCTACTCTACCCGAAATTATGGTTCAGCTATACCACTTTTCCTGAAATTACGGCTCTGTTATGCTCTACTCTACTCTGCCTGTTATCCTCTACTCCGCTACTCTGCCCAAACTAGGGTTTCTGACGTTGCTGCACTCTGCGCTATTATTTACTTGCTGCTTATTTGCCTGATGTTCTACTCCTACTCCGTTGCTCTGCGCTATTATCTGTCTGCGCTCTTGCTTGCTTTTTATCTACCTGTGCTCTGACTCTTGGCAGCAGTTATTATTCTACTCCTCTAAACCTCTACAGCTACTCTGCTACAACTGTCACTACTACCCTGCATCTACTACTTCTGCTCCACAGTTGCTACTCTGCTACAACTGTCATTGCTCTGCATCTGCTACTTCTGCTACAGTTGCAACAACTGCCATACAACTGCTACTCTGCAACAGATGATACTAACTATCATGCATCTGCTACTCTGCTACAGTTGCTACTCTGCATCTGCTACTTCTGCTGCTACTGCCCTATAgctgctactctgctacagcTACTACTACTACCCTATAGTTTCGGCTACTACTATTGCTGCCGATGTTTGAGGAAAAACATTTTTCAGAACTTTGTACCAAGCTGGACAATATAGATGTTccagcttgagggggagtgttaagaatattagtattatgtcccacatcggtgatgtGACATAGCATAGCTTAGTgttttgtactatatatatgtggtctgtgttgagtaataaaatacaccaaatacattactactttctctactatgtctatttacttttccgcttatatctatattttactgttctacaaTGTCAACCAACCTTGTACCATTACCATTGATCGATACAATGGCTCGTATTTTTATGTGTGTATATTTTTACAGAAAATGTGTATTTGAGGAAATATTTCACCTACATAGTCCATGTGTTTGCAGGAGATTCAAAACCAAATATTCAAATTGGAGTTTTGGCTGAGTGAAGCATCTAAAGTAAAGATACTCCTCAATTGCATCAAGTATGGCCACAAGTAACTATTTTGAAAGTTTTTTTCTATTCCGTAATATTTCTATACAAGTAGCTTATTGTGTCGTCGTGTTGTGCGGATATGATGAACTCGGGTTTGCCTTAGCTAAAGCTGCTGGTCCCTGCATCCCATCCCTTGCATATTGTTGCCACATTAGTTGCTCTTGTACAAGAAAGCTTTGCTTTTTCTCCAGCTCCGACATTTGCACGTATGGTGGTG
Encoded here:
- the LOC121755502 gene encoding phosphatidylserine decarboxylase proenzyme 2-like, which encodes MGHGSSKDEAQEDSADASGSTTSRVQRLRQRLNRHRPHFRRLHRGSGSGSQLKKLLKEEDFTGIALLCLIGAEMRFKDKWLACVSLGEQTFRTAISDQTDQPVWNSEKKLLLEKNGARVARISVFETNRLSKNNLIGYCEIDLYDFLTRDSESDIDVYDLLDPTSAGGIVGKIRLSCSIEDPMETEKSFVRRILSVVDYDESGNLSYDEFSNLIDAFGNQLAATKKEELFKAADENGDGVVSIDELAMLLAVQQEKDPLINCCPVCGETLHISDKLNAMIHLTLCFDEGTGNQIMSGGFLTDKQASNGWMFKVSEWAHYSSYEVGLRSGSSASHILVFDRRTKRLVEETIDAKIVLSMRAIYQSKVGLGLMDKGAKELLQSISEKQGRKMDSPESAKDIEKFISLFKDQLNLSEIKYPLEQFKTFNEFFIRELKPGARPITNAGCDDVAVCAADCRLMAFETAEDSTRFWIKGRKFSVQGLLGTEVCSDAFSGGSLVIFRLAPQDYHRFHVPVSGTIEKFVEIPGCLYTVNPIAVNSKYCNVFTENKRVVSTISTKEFGKVAFVAIGATMVGSINFTKKEGDYVNKGDEFGYFSFGGSTVICVFEKDTIKIDDDLLENSSRHLETLVSVGMQLGVSIKKR